In a single window of the Streptomyces sp. NBC_00353 genome:
- a CDS encoding SDR family NAD(P)-dependent oxidoreductase: MPVAMITGASKGLGRALAAALAQRGWDLVLDARTAGVLEGAAKELAGYGARVVAVPGDVTEAGHRRELVAAAGELGGLDLLVSNASALGAEPLVRLDALPLDGLRQALETNLVAALGLVQGALPLLRASAAGAVVVVSSDAAAEPYETWGGYGASKAALDQLAAVLGVEEPGLRVWAVDPGHMQTGLYAAAVPDDDDPRPLPESVVPGFLRLLERRPASGRYAAPWPAESEPDDSAPAGSAWSGAGL; encoded by the coding sequence ATGCCTGTCGCGATGATCACGGGCGCTTCGAAGGGGCTGGGCCGTGCACTGGCCGCGGCGCTCGCACAGCGGGGCTGGGATCTGGTGCTGGATGCCAGGACCGCCGGGGTGCTGGAGGGGGCGGCGAAGGAGCTGGCGGGGTACGGGGCACGGGTGGTCGCAGTGCCCGGGGATGTCACGGAGGCCGGGCACCGCCGCGAGCTGGTGGCCGCCGCCGGGGAGCTCGGCGGACTCGATCTGCTGGTGAGCAATGCGAGTGCGCTGGGCGCCGAGCCACTCGTGCGGCTCGATGCGCTGCCGCTGGACGGGCTGCGGCAGGCGCTGGAGACCAATCTGGTGGCGGCGCTCGGTCTGGTGCAGGGGGCGCTGCCCCTGCTGCGGGCCTCGGCGGCGGGCGCGGTCGTGGTGGTGAGTTCGGATGCGGCGGCGGAGCCGTACGAGACCTGGGGCGGTTACGGGGCGTCGAAGGCGGCACTCGACCAGCTGGCCGCGGTGCTGGGGGTGGAGGAGCCGGGGCTGCGGGTGTGGGCGGTCGATCCGGGACACATGCAGACCGGTCTCTATGCGGCGGCGGTACCGGACGACGACGATCCGCGACCGCTTCCGGAAAGTGTGGTTCCCGGGTTCCTGCGGTTGCTGGAGCGGCGGCCGGCCAGCGGGCGGTACGCGGCGCCGTGGCCGGCGGAGTCGGAGCCGGACGATTCCGCGCCGGCCGGGTCGGCGTGGTCGGGGGCGGGACTGTGA
- a CDS encoding streptophobe family protein, whose translation MAGDVRGGGGGTGHIPWGDVVLAAIASVGWAMVAMAGTAALGLHLLGADSVGALGPMTAAVVVLGAGGSVSPSGDVSAFGLDGAEAHAALSVTPLGVGLAGALFLSFFFLRSLRGAGAALPGAELAVRAGAVVVMFVAVLGGLAWAGHDVVTIDGASLGLDEVPGADGDAPGGAGGIGDLLPGGLGDLGDLGGLLPDRLADLARAQAHVGFTVDAVKSLVGGACWVLGVLVIAVLASRRTPLPSRLAWLHRTVRPAVSALVSVLLVAVVAGCAAAAYAAVGDDHPKRIAGAALLGAPNGTWLGVPLGLFVPWDGQATGEPARLLPDPLDELLRMSADEPVTVGRLAELDHRVWLLAVAAAVMMLYAGVLAATRTDRGEATAARFAGRCALRLGGVTAAALPLLVWLTQVSADGSLSVLGLDAFGAGIELHGHPGTAAVLGAVWGAGAGGVGALVACGAGAVPAVPAVPAGSSGSSGRGGDEGGGGGPVPGPYTPSRPYRPSHEETNPYLRPHPADAIHGAPTVVEPIVPPTAPQVPPPGPGPAPRDGGRPDGVPPPDQPPARG comes from the coding sequence ATGGCTGGGGACGTGCGCGGGGGCGGTGGCGGTACAGGGCACATCCCTTGGGGAGACGTGGTGTTGGCCGCCATCGCCTCGGTCGGCTGGGCGATGGTCGCGATGGCGGGGACGGCGGCCCTCGGACTGCATCTGCTCGGCGCCGACTCGGTGGGGGCGCTGGGGCCGATGACGGCGGCCGTGGTGGTGCTGGGGGCGGGCGGATCGGTCTCTCCGTCGGGCGATGTCTCGGCGTTCGGGCTGGACGGGGCCGAGGCGCACGCCGCCCTGTCGGTCACACCACTGGGGGTGGGGCTGGCCGGTGCGCTGTTCCTCTCCTTCTTCTTCCTGCGGTCGCTGCGCGGGGCGGGAGCGGCGCTGCCCGGTGCCGAACTGGCGGTCCGCGCAGGGGCGGTGGTGGTGATGTTCGTCGCCGTGCTCGGCGGGCTGGCCTGGGCCGGTCACGATGTCGTGACGATCGACGGTGCGTCGCTGGGTCTGGACGAGGTGCCGGGGGCGGACGGTGACGCCCCCGGTGGGGCCGGGGGCATCGGGGACCTGCTGCCGGGCGGGCTCGGTGATCTGGGTGACCTCGGCGGGCTGCTGCCGGACCGGCTGGCGGATCTCGCAAGGGCGCAGGCCCATGTCGGGTTCACGGTCGACGCGGTGAAGTCGCTGGTGGGCGGGGCCTGCTGGGTGCTCGGGGTGCTGGTGATCGCAGTTCTGGCCTCGCGTCGTACGCCGTTGCCGTCCCGTCTGGCGTGGCTGCACCGGACCGTACGTCCGGCGGTGTCCGCGCTGGTGTCGGTGCTGCTCGTGGCGGTGGTCGCCGGGTGCGCGGCCGCGGCGTACGCGGCGGTGGGCGACGACCACCCGAAGCGGATCGCGGGCGCCGCGCTGCTCGGGGCGCCGAACGGGACGTGGCTCGGTGTGCCGCTCGGCCTCTTCGTGCCGTGGGACGGACAGGCGACCGGCGAGCCGGCCAGGCTGCTTCCCGATCCGCTGGACGAGCTGCTGCGGATGTCCGCCGACGAACCGGTGACGGTCGGGCGGCTGGCCGAACTGGACCACCGGGTCTGGCTGCTGGCGGTCGCCGCCGCGGTGATGATGCTGTACGCGGGGGTGCTGGCCGCGACACGTACCGACCGGGGAGAGGCGACCGCCGCCCGGTTCGCGGGGCGGTGTGCGCTGCGGCTCGGAGGCGTGACGGCAGCGGCCCTGCCACTGCTGGTGTGGCTGACGCAGGTCTCCGCGGATGGATCCCTTTCGGTGCTGGGCCTCGATGCGTTCGGGGCCGGGATCGAGCTGCACGGGCATCCGGGGACGGCCGCGGTACTGGGTGCGGTGTGGGGTGCGGGTGCGGGTGGGGTGGGGGCGCTGGTGGCGTGCGGGGCGGGAGCGGTTCCTGCGGTTCCTGCGGTTCCGGCGGGGTCATCGGGGTCATCGGGTCGAGGTGGCGACGAAGGCGGTGGGGGTGGTCCGGTGCCCGGGCCGTATACGCCGTCGCGGCCGTACCGGCCGTCGCACGAGGAGACCAACCCGTATCTGCGCCCGCATCCGGCGGACGCGATCCACGGGGCGCCGACGGTGGTGGAACCGATCGTCCCGCCCACCGCGCCGCAGGTGCCGCCCCCGGGGCCCGGGCCGGCGCCGCGGGACGGGGGGCGGCCGGACGGGGTACCGCCGCCCGACCAGCCGCCCGCGCGGGGGTGA
- a CDS encoding S-adenosylmethionine:tRNA ribosyltransferase-isomerase → MTALDALRVPAELSARVPAEQRGAGRDDVRLLVSRGQEVSHHAFRDLPGQLRAGDVLVVNTSPTLPAAVNGRVGGARVVVHFSTRGDDGRWAVELRRPDGTGATVPRRGGPAGAVVHLPGGSRLVLEEPLGGTGGYGTGSLGATVGARLWWARVSVEVPGLLRQYGRPIRYGYTERDQPLSAYQTVFAVDSPDGSGSAEMPSAARPFTTRLVAALVSRGVQFAPLTLHTGVASAEAHEPPYPERFVVPRATAWLVNAARAGGGKVIAVGTTAVRALESSAGADGVVRAAAGWTDLVVTPQRGVRAVDGLLTGLHEPEASHLLMLEAIAGQAPLQCGYAEALRHRYLWHEFGDVHLLLPDPEHDPPNC, encoded by the coding sequence GTGACCGCACTGGATGCGTTGCGAGTGCCCGCGGAGCTCTCGGCACGGGTGCCGGCGGAGCAGCGGGGTGCGGGGCGTGATGACGTACGGCTGCTGGTGTCGCGGGGGCAGGAGGTCTCGCACCATGCGTTCCGCGACCTGCCGGGGCAGCTGCGGGCCGGGGACGTACTCGTGGTCAATACGTCGCCGACGCTGCCCGCCGCGGTGAACGGCCGGGTGGGCGGTGCGCGCGTCGTCGTGCACTTCTCGACGCGGGGCGATGACGGGCGGTGGGCGGTGGAGCTGCGCCGCCCGGACGGGACGGGAGCGACGGTGCCCCGCCGCGGTGGGCCGGCCGGGGCCGTCGTGCATCTGCCGGGCGGTTCACGGCTGGTGCTGGAGGAGCCACTGGGCGGCACGGGCGGGTACGGCACGGGGTCGCTGGGTGCGACGGTGGGGGCCAGGCTGTGGTGGGCGCGGGTGTCGGTGGAGGTGCCGGGGCTGCTGCGGCAGTACGGGCGGCCGATCCGTTACGGCTATACGGAGCGGGACCAGCCGCTGTCCGCTTATCAGACGGTCTTCGCCGTGGATTCCCCCGACGGGAGCGGATCGGCGGAGATGCCGAGCGCCGCTCGGCCGTTCACCACGCGGCTGGTGGCCGCGCTGGTCAGTCGCGGCGTGCAGTTCGCGCCGCTGACGCTGCATACGGGGGTGGCCTCGGCGGAGGCGCACGAGCCGCCGTACCCGGAGCGCTTCGTCGTACCGCGCGCGACGGCCTGGCTGGTCAATGCGGCACGGGCAGGCGGTGGGAAGGTCATCGCGGTCGGTACGACGGCGGTACGGGCGCTGGAGTCGTCGGCGGGGGCGGACGGGGTGGTGCGCGCGGCCGCCGGCTGGACGGATCTGGTGGTGACGCCGCAGCGCGGCGTGCGGGCGGTGGACGGTCTGCTGACCGGGCTGCACGAGCCGGAGGCCTCCCATCTGCTGATGCTGGAGGCGATCGCGGGGCAGGCCCCGCTGCAGTGCGGATACGCGGAGGCGCTGCGCCATCGGTACCTCTGGCACGAGTTCGGGGACGTGCATCTACTGCTGCCCGATCCGGAACATGACCCTCCGAATTGCTGA
- a CDS encoding transglycosylase SLT domain-containing protein encodes MSTSSIHSRLRRLSKTQKLSAAGVSAACCAALSLSLVPAHAETPAEPQAASAAPVVIDGLPQAKTIQASIIEQHSTAEKLVKAADAVKAKKAAAAKAKAKAAAKAKAVAKAKARAKAAAKAKADVAKRSPQAASRSVARTPVYANNLNGWITEALDIMKAHGIPGSYDGLHRNIMRESTGNPNAVNGWDINAQNGTPSCGLLQVIQPTFNAYHVSGTSTNIYDPVANITAAANYAADRYGSIDNVNSAY; translated from the coding sequence ATGTCCACGTCCAGCATCCACAGCCGTCTTCGTCGTCTGAGCAAGACCCAGAAGCTCTCCGCCGCGGGTGTCTCCGCCGCCTGCTGCGCCGCCCTCTCGCTCTCCCTCGTCCCGGCCCACGCCGAGACCCCTGCCGAGCCGCAGGCCGCCTCCGCCGCACCGGTGGTCATCGACGGCCTCCCGCAGGCCAAGACCATCCAGGCCAGCATCATCGAGCAGCACTCCACCGCCGAGAAGCTGGTGAAGGCCGCCGACGCCGTCAAGGCGAAGAAGGCCGCCGCCGCCAAGGCGAAGGCGAAGGCCGCCGCGAAGGCCAAGGCTGTCGCGAAGGCCAAGGCCAGGGCGAAGGCCGCCGCGAAGGCCAAGGCCGATGTCGCGAAGCGGTCCCCCCAGGCCGCCAGCCGCTCCGTCGCCCGCACCCCGGTCTACGCCAACAACCTGAACGGCTGGATCACCGAGGCGCTGGACATCATGAAGGCCCACGGCATCCCGGGCTCGTACGACGGCCTGCACCGCAACATCATGCGGGAGTCCACCGGTAACCCGAACGCGGTCAACGGCTGGGACATCAACGCCCAGAACGGCACCCCGTCCTGTGGCCTGCTGCAGGTCATCCAGCCGACGTTCAACGCGTACCACGTCTCCGGTACCTCGACGAACATCTACGACCCGGTCGCCAACATCACCGCCGCGGCCAACTACGCCGCCGACCGGTACGGCTCGATCGACAACGTCAACAGCGCGTACTGA
- a CDS encoding ABC transporter ATP-binding protein/permease, with amino-acid sequence MGRGVPELVLELNGRTWTLDPSRPYTLGRDPQGDLSIDDARVSWRHATISWGGRSWFIEDHGSTNGTYVQGQRIHQMDIGPGSAVYLGNATDGPRLSFSGSAAGADVYNGQGAGAQQAPAQQPQQGGAGWPDPASQQQQQQGRQQAPQGQSQQHAQHQQPHVPHQQGMAQKPGAGGPDGAAGAPPVYGDRSPTTFHQLDLGRVMRIGRALENELVVSDLQVSRHHAEFHATPDGRFEIRDLGSHNGTYVNGQPLHKSGSALIGPNDIVGVGHSTFRLVGDRLEEFVDTGEVSFSARHLTVTVDGGKQILKDVSFGVPEKSLIAVIGPSGSGKSTLLKALTGYRPANQGDVLYDNRNLYKQFAELRQRIGLVPQDDILHKELTVTKALKYAAKLRFPADTTEAERQSRIHEVLAELKLDIHKDKKVTSLSGGQRKRVSVALELLTKPSLIFLDEPTSGLDPGMDRDVMQLLRGLADDGRTVLVVTHSVAELAICDKLLVMAPGGSVAYFGPPEEALNFFGYTTWADVFSAFENYRDYDWAGRWRGSQHYQMYAADIDAVAAQSVHMPPPQQMRPPKPQGWMTQLWTLIRRYVSVIASDKGFMGLMVILPAVLGIVSVVIPADFGLAPPKPPSKFNGDAGTIMLILAVGMCFSGAANSVRELIKERVIYERERATGLSRSAYLMSKVIVLGVITAIQGVIICGIGFATRDLPEEGLIMPPAVELCVTITALGFTSMMFGLVISSLVKTAEKTMPLLVMFAIVQVVFTGILFQVYGSPGLEQFAWLMPSRWAIAAAGSTLDLAHLMPPWDQKNPTDLDPLWEHTAGQWGMNIAVLLFLAIICGFAVARLLRRHEPEVMRK; translated from the coding sequence GTGGGGCGCGGAGTGCCGGAACTCGTACTGGAATTGAATGGAAGGACCTGGACGCTCGATCCGTCCAGGCCGTACACCCTGGGGCGCGATCCGCAGGGCGACCTGTCGATCGACGACGCCAGGGTGTCGTGGCGGCATGCCACGATCAGCTGGGGGGGCCGCAGTTGGTTCATCGAGGACCACGGCTCCACCAACGGCACCTATGTGCAGGGCCAGCGGATCCACCAGATGGACATCGGGCCGGGCTCCGCCGTGTACCTGGGCAACGCCACTGACGGACCGCGGCTGAGCTTCAGCGGATCCGCCGCGGGTGCCGATGTGTACAACGGCCAGGGTGCGGGCGCCCAGCAGGCCCCCGCCCAGCAGCCCCAGCAGGGTGGTGCCGGCTGGCCGGATCCCGCATCGCAACAGCAGCAGCAGCAGGGCCGGCAGCAGGCGCCCCAGGGCCAGTCGCAACAGCACGCCCAGCACCAGCAGCCTCACGTGCCGCACCAGCAGGGCATGGCACAGAAGCCCGGCGCAGGTGGTCCCGACGGTGCCGCGGGGGCCCCGCCGGTCTACGGCGACCGCAGCCCGACCACGTTCCACCAGCTGGACCTCGGCCGTGTGATGCGCATCGGCCGTGCGCTGGAGAACGAACTCGTCGTCTCCGACCTCCAGGTCTCGCGCCACCACGCCGAGTTCCACGCGACCCCCGACGGGCGCTTCGAGATCCGCGATCTCGGTTCCCACAACGGCACGTACGTCAACGGTCAGCCGCTCCACAAGTCCGGCTCCGCGCTGATCGGTCCGAACGACATCGTCGGTGTCGGTCACTCGACGTTCCGTCTGGTCGGCGACCGGCTCGAGGAGTTCGTCGACACCGGTGAGGTCTCCTTCTCCGCCCGGCACCTCACGGTGACGGTCGACGGCGGGAAGCAGATTCTCAAGGACGTCTCGTTCGGCGTCCCGGAGAAGTCGCTCATCGCGGTCATCGGCCCGTCCGGTTCCGGCAAGTCCACCCTGCTCAAGGCGCTCACCGGCTACCGGCCCGCCAACCAGGGCGATGTCCTCTACGACAACCGGAACCTGTACAAGCAGTTCGCCGAGCTGCGCCAGCGCATAGGCCTGGTCCCGCAGGACGACATCCTGCACAAGGAACTCACGGTCACCAAGGCCCTCAAGTACGCGGCCAAGCTGCGCTTCCCTGCGGACACCACCGAGGCCGAGCGCCAGTCCCGGATCCATGAGGTCCTCGCCGAGCTCAAGCTCGACATCCACAAGGACAAGAAGGTCACCTCGCTCTCCGGTGGCCAGCGCAAGCGTGTCTCCGTCGCCCTCGAGCTGCTCACCAAGCCGTCGCTGATCTTCCTGGACGAGCCGACCTCAGGCCTCGACCCGGGCATGGACCGCGATGTCATGCAGCTGCTGCGCGGTCTCGCCGACGACGGCCGTACGGTCCTCGTCGTCACGCACTCGGTCGCCGAGCTGGCGATCTGCGACAAGCTGCTCGTCATGGCGCCGGGCGGTTCCGTCGCCTACTTCGGTCCGCCGGAGGAAGCGCTCAACTTCTTCGGCTACACCACCTGGGCCGACGTCTTCTCCGCGTTCGAGAACTACCGCGACTACGACTGGGCGGGCCGCTGGCGCGGCTCGCAGCACTACCAGATGTACGCCGCGGACATCGACGCCGTCGCCGCACAGTCCGTACACATGCCGCCGCCGCAGCAGATGCGTCCGCCGAAGCCGCAGGGCTGGATGACGCAGCTGTGGACGCTGATCCGTCGATACGTGTCGGTGATCGCGTCCGACAAGGGCTTCATGGGTCTGATGGTGATCCTGCCCGCGGTCCTCGGCATCGTCAGCGTGGTCATCCCGGCTGATTTCGGTCTGGCCCCTCCGAAGCCGCCGTCGAAGTTCAACGGAGACGCCGGAACGATCATGCTGATCCTCGCGGTCGGCATGTGTTTCTCGGGTGCGGCCAACTCCGTACGAGAACTGATCAAGGAACGCGTCATCTACGAACGGGAACGGGCCACCGGCCTCTCCCGCTCCGCCTATCTGATGTCCAAGGTGATCGTCCTCGGCGTGATCACGGCCATCCAGGGCGTCATCATCTGCGGAATCGGCTTCGCCACCCGCGACCTGCCCGAAGAGGGCCTGATCATGCCGCCGGCCGTCGAGCTCTGCGTCACGATCACTGCGCTGGGCTTCACCTCGATGATGTTCGGCCTGGTGATCTCCTCGCTGGTGAAGACCGCCGAGAAAACCATGCCGCTGCTGGTCATGTTCGCGATCGTCCAGGTCGTCTTCACCGGCATCCTCTTCCAGGTGTACGGATCGCCCGGCCTGGAGCAGTTCGCCTGGCTGATGCCGTCCCGTTGGGCCATCGCGGCCGCGGGCTCGACGCTCGACCTCGCGCACCTGATGCCGCCGTGGGACCAGAAGAACCCGACCGACCTCGACCCGCTGTGGGAGCACACGGCCGGTCAGTGGGGGATGAACATCGCGGTGCTGCTGTTCCTCGCCATCATCTGCGGCTTCGCGGTGGCGCGCCTGCTGCGCCGCCACGAGCCGGAAGTCATGCGCAAGTAG